From one Streptomyces sp. SCSIO 30461 genomic stretch:
- a CDS encoding MAB_1171c family putative transporter: MSEQTSTLVYLIMAAASLAIALWKGMALFRDPTPTLSLITTNFLCSTAIYVMAAPSVYVVIGEATGNPSFATLPVYIGILVCFAHLHLLTLLWSPMQQRSPATLRRRVTRWAALYGLAALLMVATFCSADLSEPADPLKFNTNNARDPVTLLFLAVFLSTLTCSTLSTFRQCRGVRLDDPRLQHAVRAFGIAMLFVFGYVVCSVPAVAFAASGSHALDDVGVWGSSFGVLGTLIASYGLCGAAVSAWLKERRDIRALQPLWDIVVAGVDPELAFSATSARSHRLAANVTFNLHRRVIEILDGMRVLRPWVRSEPVEAVYTLQERSVHEDVCTARPVPERELRAIATAAALRDAAERLQTAQRGGSSRPQPPDTPARHLLGEDTPAADERDRLLHIARVLTHPLVDAALQEVRGDGVAAATRVGRAP, from the coding sequence GTGTCTGAGCAAACCTCCACCCTCGTCTATCTGATCATGGCGGCGGCAAGTCTCGCGATCGCCCTCTGGAAGGGCATGGCGCTGTTCCGTGATCCGACGCCGACTCTGAGCCTGATCACGACGAACTTCCTGTGCTCGACGGCCATCTACGTGATGGCCGCTCCCTCGGTGTACGTGGTGATCGGGGAGGCGACCGGCAACCCCAGCTTCGCGACCCTCCCGGTATACATCGGCATCCTGGTCTGCTTCGCCCACCTCCATCTCCTCACCTTGCTGTGGAGTCCGATGCAGCAGCGGAGCCCGGCCACTCTGCGTCGACGGGTGACGCGTTGGGCGGCGCTCTACGGCCTCGCCGCACTCCTGATGGTCGCCACCTTCTGCTCGGCCGATCTGTCGGAGCCGGCGGATCCGCTCAAGTTCAACACGAACAACGCACGTGACCCCGTCACATTGCTCTTCCTGGCGGTCTTCCTGTCCACCCTGACGTGTTCGACTCTGAGCACCTTCAGGCAGTGCCGCGGAGTACGGCTCGACGACCCGCGGCTCCAGCACGCCGTGCGTGCTTTCGGGATCGCGATGCTCTTCGTCTTCGGTTACGTGGTCTGCAGTGTGCCGGCGGTCGCGTTCGCCGCCTCGGGCAGTCATGCGCTCGACGACGTAGGCGTCTGGGGATCCTCTTTCGGAGTGCTGGGCACGCTGATCGCCAGTTACGGGCTGTGCGGCGCGGCGGTCAGCGCCTGGCTGAAGGAGCGGCGCGACATCAGGGCGTTGCAGCCGTTGTGGGACATCGTGGTAGCCGGTGTGGATCCGGAGCTCGCGTTCAGTGCCACCAGTGCCCGCAGCCACCGACTGGCGGCGAATGTGACGTTCAACCTCCATCGCAGGGTGATCGAGATCCTGGACGGTATGCGCGTTCTTCGCCCGTGGGTGAGATCGGAACCCGTGGAGGCCGTGTACACCTTGCAGGAGCGGTCGGTCCACGAGGACGTCTGCACCGCCCGCCCGGTCCCTGAGCGGGAACTGCGAGCCATCGCCACCGCCGCCGCCCTGCGCGACGCGGCTGAGCGGCTCCAGACCGCGCAGCGGGGCGGCTCCAGCCGGCCTCAACCCCCGGACACTCCCGCCAGGCACCTCCTCGGGGAGGACACGCCCGCAGCAGACGAACGCGACCGGCTCCTGCACATCGCGCGAGTCCTGACGCATCCTCTGGTCGACGCGGCTCTGCAGGAGGTACGCGGCGATGGCGTCGCCGCCGCGACACGTGTCGGGAGAGCGCCGTAA